One Pseudomonas sp. HOU2 genomic window carries:
- a CDS encoding PLP-dependent aminotransferase family protein → MKAVRESGFAYQAVYRYLIRLIADSAEAGNLRLPSLRQLADRLNVSISTIQYAYSLLEKEGRVYSVAKSGYYAQAVAGLTPQAVGNDLLEALYVNARRPGMRLLSAEDPVSVQSLDSPLLLLERELLRQYPRKPPLLDQPCGELELRAVLAARYTTSPRQCWHAEDVYIGADLRGVLEILVAVLQLKHATILVESPCDWVILRLLQAAEVRVIELPLQACGGLEPQRLEALLNTENVRLILLSSGLSMPRGTQAPAENRNIIASMLAEHGTWVLENDCYGELGEIMGDERLRDRLDPDRLLIFSTFEKTIGIEAPYGFVLSRQWKSELLRHFLMRSFRLSPIRQKAIARLYANGRVDQHLNVLRRLLKERRTPMIHLLRERLGDALQVVEPQGGATVWVRALRPVEMRDVFQRLLRQQVLIAPGELFSLQGLHRRHLRLNLLDHGETGLAVAIALLADALRLAPLE, encoded by the coding sequence ATGAAAGCAGTGCGGGAGTCGGGTTTCGCTTATCAGGCCGTCTATCGCTACTTGATACGACTGATCGCGGATTCGGCCGAAGCAGGCAACCTCAGGCTGCCGTCACTGCGGCAGTTGGCAGATCGCCTGAACGTATCGATCTCGACCATTCAATACGCGTATTCGCTGCTGGAGAAAGAAGGGCGGGTCTATTCCGTCGCCAAGTCCGGGTACTACGCCCAAGCGGTTGCGGGGCTGACACCTCAGGCCGTTGGCAACGATCTGCTTGAGGCGCTCTACGTCAATGCGCGACGCCCGGGGATGCGCTTGTTGAGCGCAGAAGACCCGGTTTCAGTGCAATCGCTGGACAGTCCATTGCTGTTGCTGGAACGCGAACTGCTGCGTCAGTACCCCCGCAAGCCGCCGTTGCTCGATCAGCCCTGCGGTGAGCTGGAGTTGCGCGCCGTCCTCGCGGCTCGTTACACCACCTCGCCGAGACAGTGCTGGCACGCCGAGGATGTCTATATCGGCGCGGATTTGCGCGGAGTACTGGAGATCCTGGTGGCTGTTCTGCAGCTCAAACACGCCACCATTCTGGTCGAGTCGCCCTGTGACTGGGTGATATTGCGATTGCTGCAGGCGGCAGAGGTGCGGGTGATCGAACTGCCGTTGCAGGCCTGTGGAGGGCTGGAACCGCAACGCCTGGAAGCACTGCTCAACACTGAAAACGTACGGTTGATTCTGCTGTCTTCGGGCTTGTCCATGCCGCGCGGTACGCAGGCTCCTGCGGAAAACCGCAACATCATCGCCAGCATGCTTGCCGAACATGGCACCTGGGTGCTGGAGAACGATTGCTATGGCGAGCTTGGCGAGATCATGGGCGACGAGCGTTTGCGTGATCGGCTGGATCCTGACCGGCTGTTGATCTTCTCAACGTTCGAGAAAACCATCGGCATCGAGGCACCTTACGGGTTCGTACTGTCGCGCCAATGGAAAAGCGAACTGTTGCGGCATTTTCTGATGCGCTCGTTCCGACTGTCACCCATCCGCCAGAAGGCGATTGCCCGACTGTACGCAAACGGTCGGGTTGATCAGCATCTGAATGTGCTGCGCCGGCTGCTCAAGGAGCGTCGAACCCCGATGATCCACTTGCTGCGCGAGCGCTTGGGTGATGCGCTGCAGGTTGTCGAGCCGCAGGGCGGTGCGACGGTCTGGGTGCGGGCGCTGCGTCCGGTGGAGATGCGCGATGTGTTTCAGCGCCTGCTCAGGCAACAGGTATTGATCGCGCCGGGCGAACTGTTCAGCTTGCAGGGATTGCACCGTCGTCATCTGCGCCTGAACCTGCTGGATCATGGCGAAACCGGGTTGGCCGTAGCGATCGCCTTGTTGGCTGATGCACTGCGGCTGGCACCGCTTGAATGA
- a CDS encoding pirin family protein — MLELRPFNTLGGAHHGWLDAHHHFSFAEYYDPQRMNWGNLRVWNDDVIAAGTGFPLHPHRDMEIITYVREGAITHQDNLGNKGRTEAGDVQVMSAGTGIAHSEYNLEDKETRIFQIWILPTETGAPPSWGAKPFPKGQREGFVTLASGKDGDDQSLRIRGDARLVAANLKAGETAEYQLDAGRRAYLVPATGLIEVNGLRAQARDGVAVEHESVLTVTALEDSEIVLVDLA, encoded by the coding sequence ATGCTTGAACTCAGACCTTTCAACACGCTGGGCGGCGCTCATCACGGCTGGTTGGATGCCCATCACCACTTTTCGTTCGCCGAATACTACGACCCGCAACGCATGAACTGGGGCAATCTGCGGGTGTGGAACGATGACGTGATCGCCGCCGGCACCGGTTTCCCGCTGCACCCGCACCGCGACATGGAAATCATCACCTACGTGCGTGAAGGTGCGATTACCCACCAGGACAACCTTGGCAACAAGGGACGCACTGAAGCCGGCGACGTGCAGGTCATGAGCGCCGGTACCGGCATCGCTCACAGCGAATACAACCTGGAAGACAAAGAAACGCGAATTTTCCAGATCTGGATTTTGCCGACGGAAACTGGCGCGCCACCTTCATGGGGTGCCAAACCTTTCCCCAAAGGCCAGCGCGAAGGCTTCGTGACCCTGGCCAGCGGCAAGGATGGCGACGACCAGAGCCTGCGCATTCGCGGTGATGCGCGTTTGGTCGCGGCCAATCTCAAGGCCGGAGAAACAGCTGAATATCAGCTGGATGCCGGACGTCGAGCGTATCTGGTACCCGCCACCGGTCTGATTGAAGTCAATGGCTTGCGCGCACAAGCTCGCGATGGCGTTGCCGTCGAGCATGAGTCGGTGCTCACGGTGACGGCGCTGGAAGACAGCGAAATCGTCTTGGTGGATCTGGCTTAG
- the pgm gene encoding phosphoglucomutase (alpha-D-glucose-1,6-bisphosphate-dependent) → MTISPFAGKPAPAELLVDIPRLVTAYYTGQPDASISTQRVAFGTSGHRGSSFDLSFNEWHVLAISQAICLYREAQGIDGPLFVGIDTHALSTPAGASALEVLAANGVTVMIAEGDEYTPTPAVSHAILCYNRGRTSGLADGIVITPSHNPPQSGGYKYNPTNGGPADTHITKWIEAKANELLANKLAGVKRISYEQALKASTTHRHDYLNTYVADLINVIDFDAIRDAKLRLGVDPLGGAGVRYWSAIAEHYRLDLDVVNKQVDPTFRFMTVDWDGQIRMDPSSSHAMQGLIGLKERYDVAFACDPDHDRHGIVTPSGGLLAPNNYLAVSIDYLFQNRPQWRAAAAVGKTVVSSGLIDRVAKRLGRRLYEVPVGFKWFADGLFDGSLGFGGEESAGASFLRKDGGVWSTDKDGLIPALLAAEMTARTGRDPSQAYRALTDELGEPFSVRVDAKANPEQKALLSKLSPEQVTSTELAGEKIQSILSHAPGNDQAIGGLKVMTENGWFAARPSGTEDIYKIYAESFIGDDHLKQLVAEAQTLVDGAISTK, encoded by the coding sequence ATGACTATCAGTCCTTTTGCGGGCAAACCGGCACCGGCAGAATTGTTGGTCGATATCCCGCGACTGGTAACGGCTTATTACACCGGCCAACCGGACGCTTCGATTTCCACCCAGCGTGTGGCGTTTGGTACTTCCGGTCACCGCGGCAGCTCTTTCGATCTGAGTTTCAATGAATGGCACGTTCTGGCAATCAGCCAGGCGATCTGCCTGTACCGCGAAGCCCAGGGCATCGATGGCCCGTTGTTCGTCGGTATCGACACCCATGCGCTGTCGACCCCGGCCGGCGCCAGTGCGCTGGAGGTGCTTGCGGCCAATGGCGTGACCGTCATGATCGCCGAAGGTGACGAATACACGCCGACACCTGCGGTTTCACATGCAATTCTCTGCTACAACCGTGGCCGCACCTCGGGCCTGGCCGATGGCATCGTGATTACGCCGTCGCACAACCCGCCACAAAGCGGGGGTTACAAATACAACCCTACCAACGGCGGCCCGGCCGATACCCACATCACCAAGTGGATCGAAGCCAAGGCCAACGAACTGCTGGCCAACAAACTGGCAGGTGTCAAACGCATCAGCTACGAGCAGGCGCTCAAGGCCAGTACCACCCACCGTCATGACTATCTGAACACTTACGTCGCTGACCTGATCAATGTGATCGACTTCGATGCCATCCGTGATGCCAAGCTGCGTCTGGGCGTAGACCCGTTGGGCGGAGCAGGGGTGCGCTACTGGTCGGCGATTGCCGAGCATTACCGTCTCGATCTGGATGTGGTGAACAAGCAGGTCGATCCGACTTTCCGCTTCATGACGGTCGACTGGGATGGACAGATTCGCATGGACCCGTCGTCCAGCCATGCCATGCAAGGTTTGATCGGCCTCAAGGAACGTTACGACGTGGCCTTCGCCTGCGACCCGGATCACGATCGTCATGGCATCGTCACTCCGTCGGGTGGTCTGCTGGCACCGAACAACTATCTGGCGGTGTCCATCGACTATCTGTTCCAGAACCGTCCGCAATGGCGCGCCGCCGCCGCCGTGGGTAAAACCGTGGTCAGCAGTGGCCTGATCGATCGCGTGGCCAAGCGCCTGGGACGTCGTCTGTACGAAGTGCCGGTCGGTTTCAAATGGTTTGCCGATGGCCTGTTCGATGGCTCGCTGGGTTTTGGTGGCGAGGAGAGTGCTGGCGCTTCGTTCCTGCGCAAGGATGGCGGCGTCTGGAGCACCGACAAGGACGGTCTGATTCCGGCGTTGCTGGCGGCCGAAATGACCGCTCGTACCGGCCGTGATCCAAGCCAGGCCTATCGCGCCCTGACCGATGAACTCGGCGAACCGTTCTCGGTGCGCGTCGATGCCAAGGCCAACCCTGAGCAGAAAGCCCTGCTGAGCAAGCTGTCGCCTGAGCAAGTGACGTCGACCGAGCTGGCAGGCGAGAAGATTCAGAGCATTCTCAGCCATGCGCCGGGCAACGATCAGGCCATTGGTGGTCTGAAGGTGATGACCGAAAACGGCTGGTTCGCCGCGCGACCTTCGGGCACCGAAGACATCTACAAGATCTACGCCGAAAGCTTCATTGGCGACGACCACCTCAAGCAACTGGTGGCTGAAGCGCAAACCCTGGTGGATGGTGCTATTTCTACGAAATAG